A section of the Ovis canadensis isolate MfBH-ARS-UI-01 breed Bighorn chromosome 1, ARS-UI_OviCan_v2, whole genome shotgun sequence genome encodes:
- the YBEY gene encoding endoribonuclease YbeY: MSLALRNLQRAVPLRRALLRQRLQAVRGALGVRAFDVGVVCVDNRKIQQMNRIYREQDTPTDVLSFPFHENLKAGEIPQPDFPDDYNLGDIFLGVEFIFQQCKEDEDYYDILTVTATHGLCHLLGFTHSTEAEWQKMYQKEKQVLQELNKHMGTRLQPLSRGLF; encoded by the exons ATGAGCCTGGCGCTGCGCAATCTGCAGCGGGCGGTGCCCCTGCGGCGCGCGCTGCTGCGCCAGAGGCTGCAGGCAGTGCGCGGGGCCCTGGGCGTGCGGGCCTTCGACGTGGGCGTTGTCTGCGTCGACAACCGGAAGATCCAGCAGATGAACAGGATCTACCGAGAGCAAGACACCCCGACTGACGTGCTCTCCTTCCCCTTTCACGAG AATCTGAAAGCAGGTGAAATCCCCCAGCCCGACTTTCCAGATGACTATAATTTAGGAGACATTTTCCTGGGCGTGGAGTTTATCTTCCAGCAGTGCAAGGAAGATGAAGATTACTATGACATCCTGACT GTGACTGCCACCCACGGGCTCTGTCACCTCCTGGGCTTCACACACAGCACGGAGGCCGAATGGCAGAAG ATGTACcagaaggagaagcaggttcTCCAGGAGCTGAACAAGCACATGGGGACCAGGCTGCAGCCCCTGAGCAGAGGCCTCTTCTGA